DNA sequence from the Microcebus murinus isolate Inina chromosome 18, M.murinus_Inina_mat1.0, whole genome shotgun sequence genome:
CTGGAGACACACAATTCCACTTTAGGTATCCAGCTTCCACATATCCTTTGTTAAAACTGGTGGAGTATGAATTGTGAATAGGGAAATAAATATGGAGCCATTTTATTGTTGAGCAGTTTCTTCCTAGGATGACAACTCTAAATTTGTTTTCTACCAGTTTTCCAGTCCTTATTCTCTGGCTTTCATTCTATACTCTTGGCAGACTCACTGATCAAACACtactaataaaatcaaatttgtaGTAATGACTTTATAACACAGGTGCCTCCTTTCTGAGTTATTCTATTTGTTAGCAACCCTGAAAAGAAACTGCTTTTTTCTACCAGATCTCTCCAGGCTGAAAAATGAATTACAGACTGAGTACCAGGAAGAGGGGAATTAAGAAAATTCTGAGGGTGTGGATATTGCTGCTTGTGGTTTCAAACTCAAGAGAAAGAAGGTGGGGATGATTGCTCCCCTCCACTGGGATGTGTAGCAGTGATCCAGACCCCATCCTGGTCAGAAGGGTGCAGGATTCCCTAGGTTTGAACTTGGGTTGCTGTTTCACCACTGGTGACCATGTGGTTCAGGTGTGTTAGTGGGAAAGAACGCCAGGTCCACACTGCTTGGAGAGCTTGCCCACCCTAACCGTGCCCAAGAAGGGCCTGTGGGTAACCGTGGCATTATAATCAGGAAATCAATAGCCCCAAAAATCCCTGGCAGTAGCTTTTTAGGAAGCTGATTGGAATAAAGTTGGCACGCAAACATTTGTCGAATGAAGGGCAGGCAAAAtttcatttctcctcttttctaatAACTCATGGTGGCAAAGGAGTGGCCAGTGAGATTTTTCAATAGACTTaactttttcaagaaaaaaaagttagtggttgggactgcaaactagaacagcctctatggaaagtaatatggaaatacctcaaagaactaaaagtagaaataccatttgatccagcagtcccactattaggcatctacccaaaggaaaaaagacattgtgTAATACagacatctgtacccaaatgtttatggcagcacaattcacaattgcaaagatgtggaaacaacctaagtgcccatcaatacatgagtggattaataaaatgtggtatatgtataccacggagtactactcagccacaaaaagcaatggtggactaacacctcttatattatcctgggtggagctggagcccattcttcttagtatcacaagaatggaaaaacaagcaccacatgcactcaccatcaaattggtactaattgatcaatacttatgtgcacatatggaaataatgttCATCGGATGCTGGgcgggtaggaggggggaggaggggatggccatattcacagctaatgggtgcaatgtgcactgtctggggcatGGGAATGCTTGTAACTCTGACTTGGACAgaacaaaggcaatatgtgtaacctaaacatttgtacccccgtaatattcagaaataaaaaaaatatacatatataaaatttagtcCTGCAAACAATTCTATAGTTATTTTATTCCAAACATGTGGCATGTTTCATGTTCCTAAAAAAGGTTCTATTATACTTTGTAAAATGGGCATACTTCCTtacaaagaatatatatagaatcTTTACATACCTACATACCAGGTctcattttatgtgtatttgagagttttctttaaatgatttataaaattagTTCCTGAAGTTACAAATTACCTCCCTTATCTGTCCATGTGTTGTCCTATATTGTCACATGTGACATTAGTTTGGGGAATACCTGTGCTTGCACTTAAAACCTAAAGTCTGGACAAGCcccaatggctcacacctatactcccagctactcaggaaatcactgaggcaggaggatcactttgagcccaggagttcaaagctgcagtgaggtatgattacgccactgcactccagcctaggcaacagaacgagaccccatctcaaaaaaagaaacaaaaacctgaaGTTTGGTTTATTTAAGAGTATGTAGGAAATGCCCTCGTGGGAGGATTAGTGATCCTAGTACATAAACACCCCCAGAGCAGAGAAGCAGCCCCTGCATTGTACAACACAGATAACTAACGTTATCTGTACAACACAGATAACTAAAAGTTCTTATAAATGGTGACTTTCTGCAGTTAGATAGAACCAGGCTGTAAGTGTACAACCAGCAAATTCCTAAAGGGCAATTTATCTTCCTGTAAACTTAGCATAGctcaaaataggaatagaaagtAACAAAAGTTAGGGATAAAGCTCTTTTATTGTATACACTGATGAAACATTATAGAGGCAGCTTTCATGTAATGTATAACATGCCATCCTTCTGGGGTTTTCTTCTAGGGTATTGAAACATTAAACTGGAGGATTAAGTGCCCCTGGGGTCCAGAATTTTGCCTATGAAGAGAAGGGCTCCTGTGTCCGTGTCCCTCAGTACAAAGATGAAGGGTTGGTTAAGGTGATAGTCCAGGGGGAAGGTAGGGTGGGAAGGCTGGAGCCCTGGACTAGGGGTAGTTCCTGCCCCATCCTCATTCCACTCGAAGCCAGCCCGGTGTTCCACTTGAGTAAGCTTGAGAGGTTTGCCTGTGATCTTGCTAAAGTCTGGTGAATCAAACAAGGATTGCAGCTCTGCAGAAATTGAGAGAGACATCCATTATAATCCTGCCTTACCCAATACCCCAAGGGAGAATACAACCGAAAGCGAGCTGGGAGTGGAGCACCACTTTTGACCCTGTGTGAGATATGCAGAGCTCTGAGCTGGTCGagggttaagtgacttaccctagatcacacagcaagtgagGTTACCATTAGAACTCAGGTGAAACAGAGTTGTTCTAAGCCCCTGTTACAGGACGTATGCTCATGGGACTGAGGAACAAGTCTATTAAGGAAGGCAGTTTAGTCTTCCCCTCCAGCACTCTTAGACTTAAGGAATCACCTATGGCCTCCTTACAAGGCCATGAAGCCCTTAAGATCTGCTTAGCAAAGTAGAAGGCTCAAAACCCAACCCCACCCACCAAGAGCAAAGGGGTCTTGCAAACATACTCATCTCCTGCAAGGACTTGGTAACTTCGCCTTCATAACTCAGCTTCAGCTTGGGGATGGTCAGGACTGCTTGGACAGTCTTCAGTTCTCGGTCTATGTCCTGAACAAACTCAGAGGTGAGGCTCTCTTCTATCAGGGTCAAGTTCTGGGTCACTTTCACAGGCAGGAAGAAGATGATACTCATGCTTCCGCTCAAGGGTAGCTGGCCAATCTGAAAGGTGGGAGGAAACACATGGATTAGTCCTTCGGAGCCCAAGAGCCTTGGGATATAGAATACACCAAGAACTGCCTTCCCTTCTTCTATGGTGGGGCCCTAGTGTCATCCTTCTGCCAGCCCCTAATCTATCCAACAATTGTCCCTCCAGGTTACTGCATTGTAGCCACAAGTCATTTCCTGATGTTCTTTCAAAACATTGACTGTTGTCTTTTCTGACCTCAGCCCATTACCAACTGAAGTTATCTGCTGAATGTTTTCCTGTGGCTCTGGGGAGCTAGATTTAAATTTCAGGTCTTTCATATAcggaagtaacattcatggggtgtccggcaggtggggggaggggggatggaaaTATTCACaccacacctaatgggtgctgtgcgcactgtctgggggatggacacgcttgaagctctgactttggtGGTGCAAAGACAAcatatgtagcctaaacatttgtatccccataatattctgaaatttaaaaagaaaaaaaattaagagagtaTCAGacccaaaagggaaaaattgtGGGTATAATTCATTTAGATGTCATATTTGTATTAATCACATCTGCTATACCAGGTACTGTCTATACTATGGATATAGATATAATAAAACTCAATCTTCACCCCCTTAATTAATTAACTTCAGGTCTTTGTTTGCTCCCAAAGTCCATCTGCCAACATTTACTGATCGTCTGATTTGTAGAGAGCACTGGACTAGAAACGGCAGCATCGGGCACAGCAATGcagaagcagcaataaaaaatgggTCATTTGAACACAGGGTCTTAACCTAAGGTCCATGGAACGAATGGTGTGAGGGGTCTCAAAAGCCCCCTGAGATGATGGACAGaaatgtgtacatgtgcacacatggcATTTCTCTTAACTGTTCCAGGCACTTTCATCAGAGTCCCAAAGAGATCCATGGCCCATAAAAGGTTAAGAACTACCGActtagaattaaaagaaatcGAGTATATATGAAAGCCTTAGAATGCCCACAATTTGGAGTTTGTGACAGCTCTTCAAAGTTTGGCTTTGAAGTCTAGAAAGAAAAGGTCtccaaaaaagagaagagaaaaacaacattTGAGTGCCCATTTCACATTACCCTattaatccttataacaaacTCTAAGAggataagtttttttttgttgtttttttggttttttggtttgtttttttttgagacagtctcgctttgttgcctaggctagagtgagtgccatggcatcagactagctcacagcaacctcaaactcctgggctcaagcaatccttctgcctcagcctcccgagtagctgggactacaggcatgcgccaccatgcccggctgattttttctatatatattagttggccaattaatttctttctatttatagtagagacagtgtctcgctcttgctcaggctggtttcgaactcctgacctcgagcaatccgcccgcctcggcctcccagatagctaggattacaggcatgagccaccatgcccggccgaggataagttttttttttgttttttttttctatttttttgggttttttttgttttttttttttatttttcttgaggatAAGTTTTAATGACTATCACCCACTCCACTTTTTtgttaaagagacagggtcttgctctgtcacccaggctagagtgcagtgggccagtcacagctcactgtagcctcaaactcctgggctcaagtgatcctcccacttcagcctcacaagtcactgggactacaggtgtgagacaTCCACCACCATGCAtgactgtttttaaaatgttttgtagagacagagtcttgctaggttgcccaggctggtctctaactcccagtctcaagcaatcctcccacctctccctcccaaagtgctaggattacaggtgtgagccaccacatccagccttcCCCACCCCATTTTAAAAAGACGAAAAGCTCAGAGATGTTATTCGTTTggtcaaagtcacacagcagacAAATTTAGACAGCTTTTGGACCTCAAAGTTCATTCTATTTCCACTACACCAttctgcctgcctgtgtcctctccctccacccgccccaccccccaccccccaccccaccgctACAGACCTTGCAGTTGAGGTCAGAATCCAGGCCATAGCGTAAAATAGCCTGAGGGTCTGACATCATGGGGACCCTCACAGTCCTATCTTCATCCAAGTAGAAATCCTTGAGGGAAGTCTTTCTGGAGTCAAACTTTGTTAGCCACGGCCCTGGAATGAAACGAGTGTCATGAGCCCCAGGAGATCAGAGAGGCAGTAGACCATGCTGTGTCTCCAAAGCATGTCACTGAAAATCGCCTGACCATAGGAATCTTAGTCACCAAGGGCTCTGACATGTCAGGGAATCGCTTTATCTCAGCACATGTGACCACAATAGACCACAATGTGGTCCAAACATTGGACCACAATGGTTCCAGGACCCTGAATACTTTCCACAAGCaaactcaaatggaaagcactTGGTTTTGTCCATTTGACTCTCTGGAACTTACAAGCTCTGGGATGGCCTACGAGAAAAGTAAACGGTTGTACGCTTCTACCGTAGGGTTTCTGTGAGACAATTAAAGGACGTCAGAGCAGGAAGGGACCTCTGAGATCCTCCGATCACCCTTCTCACAGCTGAAAAAGGGCTGAGCCCAAAGAGGTGCAGCGAGTCGCCAACACACAAAAGCGAGCCGATGGCCAGGCTCCTTCAGTTTAGCGCGGCCTTTAGCATGCCGATCTGCAACTGTTCTCCCACTCGCTGGAGGTCGGCGCTGGGAGCAGGAAGCCATCGGGTTTTTCTCCTAGCGTTTAGGAGTCCGCTCTTAGTGCTGCCTGACACACGGTTACAGAGCGTTTTAAGGGGGAGGTCACCCAACCCCCTCCCCGCCGCAAGGCCTTATCTAAGTGGGGCTGGCCTCGCTCTGGGCCCGTGGAGCGGTCGCGGGCACATCACCGCAGGCCGGGAGGAGGGTGCCGTGCAGCACCGGCCGCGTCCTCCTCACAGTTCTAGGCTGGTTGTGAAAATGAGAGACGACATGTGCGCGGTGTCTATGATGTAGGTGTACTAGCCtcactttaaagatgagaaaacaggcccGGAAAGGTTATACAATTcgtgcagagctgggatttaaaccttGTCTGGCTCAGACGCCAGAAACGGGACACAGCGCCCAGCCCCACGCAGGCGCAGTGTTCGCGCTCGCTCCCTCTCCGCTGTTCTTCCTGCACGAGCCGCTCACGCTCCGTAGATGCTCGTGCTCTGCCGCGGACGTGATGACGTGAGGACGTGATGACGTGAGGACGTGATGACGTGCGGACGTGACGAAGACATGCTGCAGGCAAGGCCGGTTCTTAGGCCCGCCTCTGGCTCTGCCCCTGCGCTCATGCTGGGCCAGGTCTTGGGCTTCTCCCCTGTCGCTGCCCCCTCTGACGCCTGCCACCCACCCCTGGTCAAAAACAAGTGGAGAAGCCCTCACCCTTAAAGTAGGCCACACCGAGGAGGAGGATGCTGATTTCTCTGGGCATCTCCTTCGTGGACCTGGCGACCTTCCCCTTCGTCTGGGCCTGCACCCAGGCATTAATCTCCTGCAGGTCCACACGGGGGTTGCCATTCAGGATTCTGGGCCTGGTCCCATACGACTTCTCCAGCGGTGCCACAAAGCTGGATTTTATGCGCAGCTCtgagaagaggcagaggaggaggagtttGTGCACGAGAATTAAACCCGCATCCTCTCTCGGAGAGCATGCGGGGCTTAGCTTCAGGTTTGCCATTCAGTGGGCCCCGACTTCCTGCCCACTGTCTGCCCGTGACTTGCTGGGACTCTTGCCGGCTTCCCCAGGAACTAGACAGGCAACGAGACAGAAGTGGCTCATTGCTGTTTCTCTTCACATTGCTGCCCTCgccacccctccctctctctcctacaACTCACTTCCTCTTTCTTGTCCTCTGCACTCACAGGCTCTTCCTgcaccccagggccaggcctggcctggctgcaAGTAAACTGTTGTTCAAAAGGAAACCCCCAGCGTGGAGCCTTTGTGCTCCCTGGGCAGCGCAGGCTAGAAAGGCCACTCACTCTTCTCCAGAACAATCCTGGAAGCACTCTTGAGGTTCTTCTGGGGGGCAGTGACAGTTGCAAGGAGTTCCTTGTAGGTGCCGTGGATGTCTGGGTTGTTGATCAAGTCATAGTAGAGAGCCCGGTGAATGACGGATTCCGTTTGCTGTTCAGCTCCTGCCAGGGAGACAAGGATGTGAACCTCGGTCACTGCCCACAAGGGCCCAAATCGGGTGCTCTCCCAGGACAGGGATACTAtcctcttgttctttttttttttttttttttttttttagacagagtctcactttgtttcccaggctagagtgagtgctgttgcatcagcctagctcacagcaacctcaaactcctgggctcaagcaatccttctgtctcagccttccaagtaactgggaccacaggcatgtgccaccatgcccggctaatttttttctatatatattagttggccaattaatttctttctatttatagtagagacggggtctcgctcttgctcaagctggcttcgaactcctgacctcgagcaatccacccgcctcagcctcccagagtgctaggattacaggtgtgagccaccacacctggccctatcCTCTTATTCTTTTTGTCTGCTGAGGGCCTGAGCAGGCCGGTTTTAGAGATATTGTGCCTGGGCAAGGAATTCGAAGGCAGTGGGAGAAATGGTGACTGCATCCTTGGAGATTTCCCTAAAGGAGGTTCAAGGCATCAGGCTAGAAAGAGATAAGGGCAGGAGTAAGGGACACAAGTCCCTGAGCTTCTCCTATCACAGCACTTAAGACTGTTTTGCAGTGACTTGTTTATTAGGGTCCCCTGTGCACCCTGCTGTGACCCCAGTGAGGGCGAGCCCATGCCTGTCCCTGGGCAGTTATGCCCCCCAAACCCAGGCAAATGGCAGGCACACAGGAGCtcatttaagaaatgaataaatgagtgttgAAGTCACCATGTCATGCGTGGTGCTCAGCACCCTTCCCAGGAGTGAGGGAAGCATGGGTGTGCAGCCCTCGAGCCCCCAGGTTCATGCACTGGGACCCCCTGGGACCAGCCTCCCTGAGCTGCAGTGTCTCTAGGGCTTAGAGAGCCACATACGTGCAGGGGCTGGACGGGGCCCCTCAGGTGTGTCTGGGGCTTTGTGCATCTGAGCACTCACCCAGCGAGAGGGCAGAGAGAGCCGTGGCCACGCTGAGCGGAGACAGGAGCACGTTGGTTGTGGGGCTCATGCTGGACCGCACACGGTACAGGTCATAGCCGAAGTTGGAGACGGCGGCTGCCAGCTTGTTCACAGGGACCTTAAAGAAGGGGTCCTCCTCCTCCACTGGTGCCCCTGTGCCATCGGGGTCTGGGGAGCCCTGGGGGAGACAGGAGGTCCTGGATTTGAGTACAAGGCCCGGTGTAGATGAGCAGTGAATAACTCCACTCCTTATGGCTTTGCGTGGGATTGTCGTTCCGTTCCCTTGGGGCTGTCCTTTCTAATTCTGGTATGTTCAGCCTAATGTTAGAATGAGTCTGTACTCCGATTATGCATGAGCTCTCTGCGGGGAAGAGGCAGCCCAGAGGAGAGATTAGCAGGCCAGGTTTAAACACTTGTGACCTGTGAGCCGTAAGCctatgacacatttttaaaaatattggtgaGGAACCTCCAAGAAATCCTGTCCTCAGGCTAAACCAGGGTACTGTCTGCTCAACCTTGCCTACTACGCCCAGGCCTCTGTCTAGACGCCCCTGTCAAACCTTCCTGTCTTTCGTGGTGCTGGTCAGATGTCTCCTCCTCTGTCACagctttttggggtttttttctttttttgaaacagggtcttgctctgtcacctgggctagagtgcaggggtgtcatcctagctcactgcagcctccaactcccaggttcaagctatcctcccacctaagcctcccaagtaactgggactgcaggcgtgcccaccacgcccggctaatttttcttattgctctgtagagagagggtctcgctattgcccagactggatACATCACAGATTCCCCTGACTACTCTAACCTGAAGGAAACATTTGCTTTTCTGAGCTTCTTTCAGAAGCAGCTACTACTTACTTATTAACCACCTACCATATCCAGGCTCTTTGATagttcttttcatataaattacttcatttcatacttggcttttttgttttgtttttttgtttttcttttttttttgagacagagtctcgccctggctggagtgccatggcgtca
Encoded proteins:
- the SERPINF1 gene encoding pigment epithelium-derived factor isoform X1, yielding MQALVLLLWTGALLGHSSCQNTAGSPEEGSPDPDGTGAPVEEEDPFFKVPVNKLAAAVSNFGYDLYRVRSSMSPTTNVLLSPLSVATALSALSLGAEQQTESVIHRALYYDLINNPDIHGTYKELLATVTAPQKNLKSASRIVLEKKLRIKSSFVAPLEKSYGTRPRILNGNPRVDLQEINAWVQAQTKGKVARSTKEMPREISILLLGVAYFKGPWLTKFDSRKTSLKDFYLDEDRTVRVPMMSDPQAILRYGLDSDLNCKIGQLPLSGSMSIIFFLPVKVTQNLTLIEESLTSEFVQDIDRELKTVQAVLTIPKLKLSYEGEVTKSLQEMKLQSLFDSPDFSKITGKPLKLTQVEHRAGFEWNEDGAGTTPSPGLQPSHPTFPLDYHLNQPFIFVLRDTDTGALLFIGKILDPRGT
- the SERPINF1 gene encoding pigment epithelium-derived factor isoform X2, whose translation is MSPTTNVLLSPLSVATALSALSLGAEQQTESVIHRALYYDLINNPDIHGTYKELLATVTAPQKNLKSASRIVLEKKLRIKSSFVAPLEKSYGTRPRILNGNPRVDLQEINAWVQAQTKGKVARSTKEMPREISILLLGVAYFKGPWLTKFDSRKTSLKDFYLDEDRTVRVPMMSDPQAILRYGLDSDLNCKIGQLPLSGSMSIIFFLPVKVTQNLTLIEESLTSEFVQDIDRELKTVQAVLTIPKLKLSYEGEVTKSLQEMKLQSLFDSPDFSKITGKPLKLTQVEHRAGFEWNEDGAGTTPSPGLQPSHPTFPLDYHLNQPFIFVLRDTDTGALLFIGKILDPRGT